The following proteins come from a genomic window of Ailuropoda melanoleuca isolate Jingjing chromosome 2, ASM200744v2, whole genome shotgun sequence:
- the LOC100466817 gene encoding multifunctional methyltransferase subunit TRM112-like protein, translated as MTGPELQAYVLMHIIVYSLLWKSQAEFLPSSGSGLLRARCGDRKLLTHNLPSSHVQGVGPHGFPLHVQATEVHINPVEFNPDFLVCMIPKVEWAVLLEVADTLHLVEVPKGLTEGYDHDEKFLRQMHHVPLEEDVLEGTLQCPESGHLFPISRRIPNMLLSDEETET; from the exons ATGACTGGACCAGAACTTCAAGCCTATGTTCTTATGCACATCATTGTCTACTCACTCCTCTGGAAAAG ccAAGCGGAGTTTCTGCCTTCTTCCGGTTCCGGCCTGCTGAGGGCACGTTGTGGTGACAGGAAGCTTCTCACGCACAACCTGCCCAGCTCGCATGTGCAGGGGGTGGGGCCCCATGGCTTCCCTCTGCACGTCCAGGCCACCGAGGTCCACATCAATCCCGTGGAGTTCAACCCCGACTTCCTGGTGTGTATGATACCCAAGGTGGAGTGGGCAGTGCTTTTGGAGGTGGCAGATACCTTGCATCTGGTCGAGGTGCCCAAAGGGCTGACTGAAGGATATGATCATGATGAGAAATTCCTGAGGCAGATGCACCATGTGCCGCTGGAGGAGGACGTGTTGGAGGGCACCTTGCAGTGCCCAGAGTCTGGGCATCTGTTCCCCATCAGTCGCAGGATCCCCAACATGCTGCTGagtgatgaggaaacagagacttaa